A section of the Pseudomonas flavescens genome encodes:
- a CDS encoding acetyl/propionyl/methylcrotonyl-CoA carboxylase subunit alpha, with product MKKVLIANRGEIVVRIARACRDQGIGSVAVYGNADIDALHVRQADEAYALDGERPADTYLDIGKLLAIAKRAGADAVHPGYGFLSERADFARAVQDAGLIWIGPNPETIDVLGDKVEARKLAQQVGAPLVAGTPGPVQSAAEVLAFAEQHGLPIAIKAAFGGGGRGMKVAWRMDEVAELYASAVREAEAAFGRGECFVEQFLDRPRHIEAQVIADTHGNVVVVGTRDCSLQRRNQKLVEEAPAPFISDEQRQRIHQAAHDICAKAGYVGAGTVEFLLSADGTLSFLEVNTRLQVEHPVTEETTGIDLVIEQLRVADGLPLSFSETPTPRGHSFEFRINAEDAGKGFLPTPGQIAAFRPPSGPGVRLDSGVESGSKVPGTFDSMMAKLIVTGATREQAIARARRALAEFQIEGIASVLPFHQAVMAHDDFTGPERFAVHTRWIETDFAEQITLAPRTLPAADAAVLRTFIEIDGKRHELGLPSALLQGLTPLAGGTQAAPQAAPPTAEEGLVTAPISGNLHAWLVEDGTQVKAGDVIAVMEAMKMETQITAPVSGTLTIREQAGAYLDAGVALAKLEG from the coding sequence ATGAAAAAAGTACTGATCGCCAACCGTGGTGAAATCGTCGTGCGCATCGCCCGCGCCTGCCGCGACCAGGGCATTGGCTCGGTGGCCGTGTACGGCAACGCCGACATCGACGCCCTGCACGTCCGCCAGGCCGACGAAGCCTATGCCCTGGACGGCGAGCGCCCCGCCGACACCTACCTCGACATCGGCAAACTGCTGGCCATCGCCAAACGCGCCGGTGCCGATGCCGTGCACCCCGGCTACGGTTTTCTCTCCGAGCGTGCCGACTTCGCCCGTGCCGTGCAGGACGCCGGGCTGATCTGGATCGGTCCCAACCCGGAAACCATCGACGTGCTCGGCGACAAGGTCGAGGCCCGCAAGCTTGCCCAGCAGGTCGGCGCGCCACTGGTCGCCGGTACGCCCGGCCCAGTGCAAAGTGCTGCCGAAGTGCTGGCCTTCGCCGAGCAGCATGGTCTGCCAATCGCCATCAAGGCCGCGTTCGGCGGCGGTGGGCGGGGCATGAAAGTCGCCTGGCGCATGGATGAAGTCGCCGAGCTGTACGCCTCGGCAGTACGCGAAGCCGAGGCGGCGTTCGGGCGTGGGGAGTGCTTCGTCGAGCAGTTCCTCGACCGCCCGCGGCATATCGAAGCGCAGGTGATCGCCGACACCCACGGCAACGTGGTGGTGGTCGGCACGCGAGACTGCTCGTTGCAGCGGCGTAACCAGAAACTGGTGGAAGAGGCACCTGCGCCCTTCATCAGTGACGAGCAGCGCCAGCGCATCCACCAGGCCGCTCACGACATCTGCGCCAAGGCTGGCTACGTCGGCGCCGGTACCGTGGAGTTTCTGCTCAGCGCCGATGGCACCCTGTCGTTCCTGGAAGTGAACACCCGTCTGCAGGTCGAACACCCGGTAACCGAAGAAACCACCGGCATCGATCTGGTGATCGAACAACTGCGTGTCGCCGACGGCCTGCCGCTGTCGTTCAGCGAAACGCCAACACCCCGTGGTCACAGCTTCGAATTCCGTATCAACGCCGAAGATGCCGGCAAGGGCTTTCTGCCCACCCCGGGGCAGATCGCTGCATTCCGCCCCCCGAGCGGTCCCGGCGTGCGCCTGGACAGCGGCGTGGAAAGCGGCTCGAAAGTGCCCGGCACCTTCGACTCGATGATGGCCAAACTGATCGTCACCGGCGCCACCCGCGAACAGGCCATCGCTCGCGCCCGCCGTGCGCTGGCCGAATTCCAGATCGAAGGGATCGCCTCGGTGCTGCCGTTCCACCAGGCCGTGATGGCCCACGACGACTTCACCGGCCCCGAGCGCTTCGCCGTGCACACGCGCTGGATCGAGACCGATTTCGCCGAACAGATCACCCTCGCACCACGCACCCTGCCAGCCGCTGATGCCGCCGTGCTGCGCACCTTCATCGAGATCGACGGCAAACGCCATGAACTGGGTTTGCCCAGTGCATTGCTGCAAGGCCTGACACCGCTGGCCGGTGGAACCCAAGCGGCTCCCCAGGCAGCGCCCCCCACAGCGGAAGAAGGCCTGGTGACAGCGCCGATTTCCGGCAACCTGCATGCCTGGCTGGTCGAGGATGGTACCCAGGTAAAGGCCGGCGACGTGATTGCCGTGATGGAAGCCATGAAGATGGAAACCCAGATCACCGCGCCGGTGAGCGGCACATTGACCATCCGCGAACAGGCCGGCGCCTACCTCGACGCAGGCGTAGCGCTGGCCAAACTCGAAGGCTGA